In a single window of the Neodiprion virginianus isolate iyNeoVirg1 chromosome 1, iyNeoVirg1.1, whole genome shotgun sequence genome:
- the LOC124298747 gene encoding anillin-like protein 1, with protein sequence MDSTQDPFTRRMLQRASMRQFREESLHCSPDQLQRKMSILRAINDKPAVKIGDRETISRRNTGENKFADDKPRILRRTSVTLSDSLIRQRDHLPIFYPINRYSSSDLTDQSKSTPEYQNLRYHQRRVNGKVSQSSSMDNDSGDSQVFSKTSKIQKDQKRIKSNNTAQTPEAACSYVAKPRCRKLRKRKENEIESDSVLSQTSDSTSITMTENSTKDKPQSAPTYIEGFKLGNVKWRGPLHDAYATKNLEREKADDFSAKSTDDRETIKRHSSCSNSEEPKLLKTLEREISIPPKMTPELRTIGDSKQKAVNDGVEGSPAKTSANKRPDKLSLEVTIAGNSAEKKCSTNPEVLPDSPTTPLTAEIRRLNADIGQLKFHSDFYTPENDAELSPPVRLYPNLSKIPFTPTGYTPKKLYRSPYSPEQACAASSASKSTSSKNRLNFNENPTSTPNDEPPNNIAKPATSSSVSESVTTNSGGPTSNLDKEAKTSETKCAENNRDVKKNDGFKLNLESTRKSLLTNLSKIMASGPRHSQSIASSSSTTAPNSPEGLGSPPNASSPKDKTLNSTIPYDVDDFLADALGNELYNTTMTFPHSEGNQKSYSEFCASDLMSAGTTSGLNNNSSAVRKTQTTESPPPYTSTFNRGMTIYRSFTQSIKNKLRPGLKSLPKNATNDAVTTVEMKSDDRTIQALFQDASIQQTIMYQANKALTFCHSMKEFSSSTEQVESERSLLVAGLRKDAILEEIKRRQNSQQNNNVEEPWERGEVTIKNFSLPLKEDILEFECRTGDFVQWFVIAVSQGPTVWATRPISCPVQSPRIIFPDSFFIANLPPNFKITIRIYCLKLRRTTFNHDDKYHLNKAERQATCPSPKKLILRRSDRSLSPGRQRHIESVPIRNTSFVLSGMVELYLHDLSLTSPWPLTSLLTGSVLYGTIDLTLSTKLQLSVYHAGFLTHGDEAGGFAAWNRRWCVLQNQTLMFWNYPCDQEEKQPLTTIDLSNCTSPEINAVDRSMCAKPRTLLIETFRERNVSDRNSMLLECRLSCTVIRNLLCCDTLKDLNLWKSKINRVVSALRDWNVNRRFPYEQVSDL encoded by the exons ATCGTGAAACGATCAGCCGGAGAAACACTGGCGAAAACAAGTTTGCTGATGACAAACCACGCATCCTGCGAAGAACGAGTGTGACGTTGAGTGACAGTTTGATACGCCAACGAGACCATCTTCCCATTTTTTATCCTATAAACCGATACAGTTCTTCGGATCTTACTGACCAGTCTAAATCTACGCCTGAGTACCAAAATCTTCGATATCACCAACGACGTGTGAACGGCAAGGTATCGCAGAGCAGTAGTATGGATAATGACAGTGGTGACAGTCAAGTATTCTCGAAAACTTCTAAAATTCAGAAGGATCAGAAGCGGATAAAAAGTAACAACACCGCACAGACGCCAGAAGCAGCTTGTTCGTATGTGGCTAAACCGCGCTGtagaaaattgcgaaaaagaaaagaaaacgagatAGAAAGTGACTCGGTTTTATCGCAGACTTCCGACTCTACTTCTATAACTATGACTGAAAACTCAACCAAGGACAAGCCGCAATCGGCACCGACATATATAGAAGGGTTTAAACTTGGCAACGTGAAGTGGCGAGGACCGCTTCACGACGCTTATGCAACGAAAAATCTGGAACGAGAAAAGGCTGACGATTTTTCGGCCAAGAGTACCGATGATCGTGAAACAATCAAACGCCACTCGTCGTGCAGCAACTCCGAGGAACCTAAACTGTTGAAGACCCTAGAAAGGGAGATTTCGATACCACCCAAAATGACACCGGAACTGAGAACAATAGGCGACAGTAAACAGAAAGCAGTTAACGACGGAGTCGAAGGTTCACCCGCCAAGACTTCGGCAAATAAAAGACCGGATAAGTTATCGTTGGAAGTGACAATTGCAGGTAATTCGGCagagaaaaaatgttcgaCGAATCCTGAAGTTCTCCCTGACTCACCGACCACCCCTCTGACCGCTGAGATAAGACGCTTGAACGCCGATATCGGACAGCTAAAGTTTCATTCGGACTTTTACACTCCGGAGAACGACGCTGAGCTGTCACCTCCTGTTCGGCTTTACCCAAATTTGTCGAAGATTCCGTTCACGCCAACGGGATACACACCCAAAAAGCTTTACCGTTCACCCTACAGTCCTGAACAAGCGTGCGCGGCATCGTCGGCCAGTAAATCGACGAGCAGTAAAAATCGTCTTAACTTCAATGAAAATCCAACTTCAACCCCCAACGACGAGCCGCCGAATAATATTGCGAAACCAGCAACATCGAGCAGCGTTTCAGAGAGTGTAACGACGAACAGCGGTGGGCCGACATCGAATTTGGACAAGGAAGCCAAAACATCCGAGACGAAATGTGCCGAAAACAATAGAGATGTGAAGAAGAATGACGGGTTCAAACTGAATTTGGAATCGACTCGGAAGTCTTTACTCACCAACTTGTCAAAAATTATGGCGTCCGGTCCTCGTCATTCACAGAGTATCGCGTCCTCTTCTTCAACCACGGCACCGAATTCTCCCGAGGGTTTGGGAAGCCCACCGAACGCTTCGTCTCCGAAGGATAAGACCCTCAACTCCACAATTCCCTATGACGTTGACGATTTTTTGGCCGACGCGCTTGGAAATGAACTTTACAATACCACCATGACTTTCCCGCATTCCGAGGGGAACCAAAAAAGTTACTCAGAATTTTGCGCCAGTGACTTGATGTCCGCAGGAACCACGTCGGGACTGAACAATAACAGTTCCGCCGTGAGGAAGACGCAGACGACTGAATCTCCTCCTCCGTACACCAGCACTTTCAACAGGGGCATGACGATTTATAGATCGTTCACTCAGAGTATCAAAAAC AAACTGCGACCTGGACTGAAGTCTCTGCCAAAAAATGCGACGAACGATGCCGTTACAACGGTGGAGATGAAAAGCGACGACCGGACGATACAAGCACTGTTTCAGGACGCAAGCATTCAACAGACGATAATGTACCAGGCTAATAAAGCACTGACCTTCTGCCACTCGATGAAGGAATTCTCGTCGAGTACCGAGCAGGTGGAATCGGAAAGGTCGCTCCTGGTCGCGGGCCTGAGGAAGGATGCTATCCTCGAGGAAATCAAACGGCGACAAAATTCGCAGCAAAACAATAACGTCGAGGAGCCTTGGGAGAGGGGGGAAGTTACGATAAAGAACTTCAGTCTACCCCTGAAGGAGGATATACTCGAGTTCGAGTGCAGAACCGGGGACTTTGTCCAGTGGTTCGTGATCGCCGTTTCCCAAGGACCAACCGTATGGGCGACCAGACCGATTTCCTGCCCTGTACAAAGTCCCAGGATTATATTCCCGGACTCATTTTTCATCGCTAACCTCCCCCCCAACTTCAAAATCACCATAAGGATCTACTGCTTGAAACTCCGCAGGACAACCTTTAATCACGACGACAAATATCACCTGAACAAAGCCGAAAGACAGGCGACGTGTCCCTCCCCAAAGAAGCTGATACTTAGGAGAAGTGACAGGTCTCTTTCACCGGGAAGACAGCGCCACATTGAGTCTGTTCCGATCAGAAACACCTCCTTCGTACTTTCAGGAATGGTGGAACTGTATCTGCACGATTTGAGCCTGACTTCGCCGTGGCCCTTGACTTCC TTATTAACAGGAAGCGTTCTCTACGGGACAATCGACCTGACGCTTTCCACGAAGCTCCAATTGTCGGTTTACCACGCTGGTTTTTTAACCCACGGTGACGAGGCCGGCGGTTTCGCGGCTTGGAACCGGAGATGGTGCGTCCTTCAGAATCAAACTCTGATGTTTTGGAACTATCCGTGTGACCAAGAAGAGAAGCAACCGCTGACTACCATCGATCTCAGCAATTGTACCTCACCCGAGATAAATGCCGTCGACAGATCGATGTGCGCCAAGCCGAGGACCTTGCTGATAGAAACCTTCAGAGAGAGGAACGTATCGGACAGAAATAGTATGTTACTCGAGTGCCGATTGTCCTGCACTGTGATTCG AAACTTGTTGTGCTGCGATACACTGAAAGATTTAAACCTATGGAAATCGAAGATTAATCGCGTTGTGTCGGCGTTGCGGGATTGGAACGTGAACCGCCGATTTCCTTACGAACAAGTCTCTGACCTGTGA
- the LOC124298768 gene encoding glucose dehydrogenase [FAD, quinone]-like — MHMNVQLILLLSVTMTHHLTLAQTCNERQLPGPTLVDMCGESGMLMSFLDSAIRKNEKISGICERVTPIETPDPEYDYIVVGGGAAGSVVAARLSEISHWKVLLLEAGDDEPASAQIPSFTTDIEGSSLEWGYLTTNESHACLSTNASCKYAAAKALGGCTVHNGMIYLRGNPTDYNNWAAMGNEGWTWDEVKPFFLKAEDNGEIDRVGRFWHATGGPLFVERSRYQPPFTDSILRAAEEAGFGVSEDLNGDETTGFAIVQTTSKNGVRRSSATSYLRPIRNRENLHISLNTTVTRVIIEDGKAVGVEYFKNDEFKTVRALREVILSAGNVKSPHILLLSGIGPKEHLESMGITVVKDLPGVGSNYHDHPYFMLSFTINENDVYDNDWAVAAEYLAFQTGPLSSYGIAGAIAHIASTATTPDYPDIQIFSAGYQADCAPGEIGALRSTGRRTVTLSALYLHPKSRGRISLASNDPFESPLIWGNFLSEPSDVVGILEGINIVLKLTNSNTLRSHNMTLSMSILEACRDYTFATTEYWKCALHQAVKPVGHGTGSCKMGPKHDAMAVVDHKLRVRGIKGLRVADTSIMPQIITGNTASPTMMIGERVSEFIKESSGLSSESRMGVVPTK, encoded by the exons ATGCATATGAATGTTCAACTTATCTTATTGTTATCTGTAACGATGACTCATCACCTAACTTTGGCACAAACATGTAACGAGAGGCAGCTACCAGGTCCCACTCTGGTAGACATGTGCGGTGAATCCGGCATGTTGATGTCTTTTCTGGACTCAGCCATacgaaagaacgaaaaaatatcGGGAATATGCGAACGCGTGACGCCCATCGAGACACCAGATCCCGAGTATGACTACATCGTAGTCGGCG GTGGTGCGGCAGGTTCTGTGGTGGCTGCAAGATTGAGTGAAATTTCCCATTGGAAAGTTTTACTTCTCGAAGCTGGTGATGATGAACCCGCATCTGCACAAATTCCAAGTTTTACCACTGATATAGAAG GATCCAGTTTAGAATGGGGATATCTAACGACGAATGAAAGTCACGCGTGTCTCTCAACGAACGCTTCTTGTAAGTACGCCGCGGCGAAAGCTCTCGGTGGATGTACGGTGCACAACGGGATGATATATTTGAGGGGCAATCCAACGGACTACAACAATTGGGCTGCTATGGGTAATGAGGGCTGGACTTGGGATGAAGTGAAACCTTTCTTTCTCAAGGCGGAGGATAACGGTGAAATTGATAGAGTTGGAAGATTCTGGCACGCCACGGGGGGTCCGCTTTTCGTCGAAAGATCTCGTTATCAACCTCCATTTACCGATTCTATACTCAGAGCAGCGGAAGAGGCAGGATTTGGCGTCAGTGAAGATCTCAACGGAGACGAGACTACTGGTTTTGCAATAGTACAAACCACTTCTAAAAATGGAGTTAGACGTAGCAGTGCCACATCGTACCTACGGCCTATCAGGAACCGTGAGAATCTGCACATTTCCTTGAACACCACTGTCACAAGAGTAATAATCGAGGATGGAAAGGCAGTCGGCGTCGAGTACTTTAAG AATGATGAGTTCAAGACGGTTCGTGCATTGCGAGAAGTGATTCTAAGCGCTGGAAATGTCAAATCACCTCACATTCTACTTCTCTCGGGCATTGGGCCCAAGGAACACCTCGAGTCCATGGGTATAACAGTAGTCAAGGACTTGCCCGGCGTTGGTAGCAATTACCACGACCACCCGTACTTCATGCTTAGCTTTACTATCAACGAGAACGATGTGTACGACAACGATTGGGCTGTTGCTGCTGAGTACCTCGCCTTTCAGACCGGCCCATTGTCCAGTTATGGCATAGCCGGGGCGATCGCTCATATAGCTTCCACAGCAACAACCCCTGACTATCCTGACATCCAAATATTCAGTGCTGGTTACCAAGCTGACTGTGCACCGGGAGAAATTGGGGCTCTTCGTAGCACGGGGCGACGTACTGTAACCTTGTCGGCATTGTATCTCCATCCGAAAAGCAGAG GACGAATTAGTCTCGCCTCGAACGATCCTTTTGAAAGCCCCCTGATCTGGGGTAACTTTTTGAGCGAACCTAGCGATGTCGTTGGTATTTTGGAAGGAATAAATATTGTTCTCAAGTTGACCAATTCAAATACTTTGAGATCCCATAATATGACATTGTCAATGTCAATCCTCGAAGCTTGCAGAGATTACACTTTTGCCACTACTGAGTACTGGAAGTGTGCGTTACACCAGGCTGTAAAGCCCGTAGGTCATGGAACCGGATCGTGTAAAATGGGCCCCAAGCATGACGCAATGGCAGTTGTCGATCATAAGCTTCGAGTTCGAGGCATCAAAGGACTGCGCGTTGCGGATACTTCCATCATGCCTCAG ATAATTACTGGAAATACTGCGTCACCGACAATGATGATCGGGGAGCGAGTATCTGAATTCATCAAGGAAAGTTCTGGTCTCTCTTCAGAATCAAGAATGGGAGTGGTACCTACGAAATAA